GATCGGCCTCGGCGTGGCCGAGGCGCCCCTGTTCCCGGCGGCCGGCAAGCTCAACGCGCTCTGGCTGGCGCCGACCGAACGGGCGCGCGGCGCGGTGCTCATGGACAGCGGCAGCTATCTGGGCGCGGGCGTCGGCGGCGCCGTGATCGCGCTCTTGATCGCCGGCTTCGATTCCTGGCGCGCCGCCTTCGCCATCGCCGGCGTCGTCACGATCGCGATCGGCATCTTCGCCTGGTGGTACCTGCAGGACGATCCGGCCAGGCATTCGGGCGTCAACGAAGGCGAGCTCGCCGTGATCCGTGCCGATGCGGGCCAGCGCGCGGCTCTCGGCGAAGGCGTGCGCGCCAAGCTCGGCGCCGACGTCCTGGCGCCGGTCATGATCGGCCGCTTCGGCTGGGCCTCGATCAATTTCGGCCTGCTGACCTGGGGACCCAGCTATCTCGCTCAGGCGCGCGGCTTCGATCTCAAGGCGATGGGCTGGTCGACGCTGGTCATCTTCGGCTCCGGCTTCATCGGCGCGCTGGTCTCGGGCTTCCTCGCCGACTTCCTGCAGCGCAAGGGCTGGCGGCGCGACGTGGCGCTCAAGCTCCTGCTGACCCTCTCGGGCCTGGCGACGCTCGTCGCCTTCGTCGTCCTGCCGACCATCGAGGCGCCGGTCAGCGCCGTCCTCGTCCTCGCCTTCACCTATTTCATGCTCTGCTTCGGCAGCCTGTACTGGAGCCTGCCGGCCATGCTGGCTCCGGCGCAAAGCGAAGGCTTCATGGGCGGCATGATGAACTGCGCGGGCAGCGTCGGCGGCATCATCGTGCCTCTGGTCGCGGGCGTCCTGCTGGAGGTGACCGGCACCTTCACGGCCGTGCTGACCTATTTCGCCATCTCGGCCGGCCTCTACGTCCTTGCCACGCTGTTCATCCCGTTCGTCCGCCGCGCGGAGGCCCGACCATGAGCGATACGCCCCTCTATGACGGCCCGGTCATCGATGCGCACCAGCATTTTTGGGAGCCTCAGAGCGGGCGCTATCCCTGGCTGCGGCCGGATGAGGCGATCCCCTTCCGCTACGGCGACTACAGCGCGCTGAAGCGCTCCTATCTGCCGCCGGACTACGAGCGCGACGCGGCGGGCCACCGCATCGAGCGCACGGTCTACATGGAGGCGGAGTGGGACCCGTCCGACCCGATCGGCGAGACCCGCTATGTCAGCGCCATGGCCGAGCGCTTCGGCAAGCCGAACGCGATCATCGCCCAGGCCTGGCTGGACGCGCCCGACGCGGCCGCCGTCCTGCGCGAGCAGGCGTCCTTCCCGCTGGTGCGCAGCGTGCGCCACAAGCCGGGCGGCCCGGCCTCGCCGGATGCCGTCGGGGCCGAGCGCAGCCTGATGTCGTCGGAGCAATGGCGCCGGGGCTACGCGGTCCTGGGCGAGCTCGGCCTGCATTTCGACCTGCAGACGCCCTGGTGGAACCTGCACGAGGCGGTCCGGCTCGCCCGCGACTTCCCCGCGATCACCATCGTCCTGAATCACACCGGCCTGCCGTCCGACCGCAGCGAGGCCGGTTTGCAAGGCTGGCGCAAGGCCATGGCCGAGTTGGCCGACATGCCGAACGCGGCCGTCAAGATCTCGGGCATCGGCGTCGCGGGCGAGACGTGGACGGCCGAGGCGAACGGCTGGATCGTCCGCGAGACGGTCGCGATGTTCGGGCCGGAGCGGGCGATGTTCGCCAGCAATTTCCCGGTCGACGGCCTGTGCGCCTCTCTGGACACCATCTACCGCGGCTTCAAGGCGATCACGGCCGGCCTGCCGCGGGACGCCCAGGCCCTCCTCTTCCACGACACGGCCTTGCGGCTGTACCGGCCCGTCCCGGCCGGTGCCGCCTGATCCGAACCCTCATCCGGCAACAGGGAGCCCCTAAGGGATGAAGACCATCACCTCGACCGCGATCGCGCTCGTCACGGCCGGCGCCGCGCTGGCGCCGCAGGCGCACGCCCAATGGGCGCCGAGCGGCCCGATCGAGTTCATCGTCACCTCCGGCGCCGGCGGCGGCACCGACAATTTCGCCCGCATGGTCCAGTCGATCATCGCCAAGCACGACCTGGTCGAGCAGCCGATCATCGTGTCCAACAAGGGCGGCGGCAGCGGCGCCGAGGGTTATGTCTACGCCAAGGCGATGGGCGACGACCCGCACAAGCTGACCTTCGGCACCAACAACGAGTACCTGCTGCCGCATGTCGCCCGCCTCGGCTACAAGGCGTCCGACCTCAACCCGGTGGCGACCCTGGCGCTCGACGAGTTCCTGATCTGGGTCAACGCCGAATCGCCCTACCAGGACGCGCAGAGCTTCATCGAGGCGGCCAAGGCGGCGCCCGGCACGCTCAAGTTCAGCGGCAGCCAGTCCAAGGACACCGACCAGATCCTGGTCTCGATGATCCAGGACGCGACCGGCGCCAAGTTCATCTACATCCCGTTCCAGGGCGGCAGCGCCGCCGGCACGCAGCTGGCCGGCGGCCATGTCGACGGCAATACCAACAACCCGAACGAGAATGTCGGCCAGTGGCGCGCCGGCATGATCCGGCCGTTGTGCGTGTTCAGCGATGCCCGCCTGCCCGAGGGCCCCAAGGTCGCGGGCGACATGGGCTGGTCCGACATCCCGACCTGCGCCGAGGCCGGCATCCCGGTCGACCAGTACAAGATGCCCCGCACGGTCTGGACGTCGCCCGGCGTGCCCGAGGAGGCGACCGCGTACTACGCCGACCTCATGCAGAAGGTCTACGACACGCCGGAGTGGAAGGAGTACCTGGCCAACACCTCGCAGACCGGCACCTTCCTGGCGGGCGACGACTTCCGCTCGTTCATCGAGAGCGACGAGGCCCGCGTCATGAAGATCCTCGAGGCCGAGGGCTGGGCCGTCAACTGACCCCGCCTCGCGTCACCGGCCCGCACGCAGCCCGTGCGGGCCGTCTTGCCATCCTGCTGCGAGAGACCCGCCATGAACGCCCCTGAAGGCTTCCGGATCACGCGCTTCGCCATGGAAATGGCCATGGCGCTCTTCACCGCGCTGTTCGGCGTGGTCGTGATCATCGGTGCCCGCGAGTATGGCACCGCCTGGTCCGAGTTCGGCCCGGAGCCCGGCTTCTTCCCCTTCTATGTCGGCCTCCTGATCTGCCTGGCCAGTGCCGGCGTGCTCTACGAGGCGTTCGCCCGTCACCGCGGCCCGGACGAGACCTTCGCGAGCGGCATCCAGCTCGGCCGGATTGCGGCCTTCTTCGGCCCGATGGCGGCGTTCGTGGTCGTCTCGGTCTTCCTCGGTCTCTATGTCGGCACGGCGCTCTATTTGTTCGGCGTCATGGTCGTGCAGGGCGGCTACAGCGTCGCCCGCTCGCTGATCGTGAGCCTGGGCGTCACGGTCGCGACCTACGTCCTGTTCGAGATCTGGTTCCAGGTGCCGCTGCTCAAGGGACCGCTCGAGGCTTCGCTCGGCCTGTAACGATAGACGACAACGGCCGCGCGCTCGGCCGGGAGGCATCCTTGGACAATTTCGCCAATCTCATGCACGGCTTTAGCGTCGTGCTGTCAACCTACCACATCGCGCTCATGATGATCGGCGTGATGCTGGGCATCCTGGTCGGCGTCCTGCCGGGCCTGGGCGCGCCCAACGGCGTATCGCTGCTCTTGCCGCTCACCTTCACCATGGACCCGGTCTCGGCGATCATCCTTTTGAGCTGCATGTACTGGGGCGCCCTGTTCGGCGGCTCGACCACCTCGATCCTGTTCAACATTCCGGGCGAGCCCTCCTCGGTCGCGACCACCTTCGACGGCTATCCCCTCGCGCGCAAAGGCGAAGCGACGCGGGCCTTGTCGCTCGCCTTCCTCTCGGCCGGCTTCGGCGCGCTGATCGGCGTCATCCTGATCACCTTCCTATCCGGCTGGGTCGCGCAATTCGCGCTCCGCTTCAGCTCGCCCGAATATTTCGCGGTCTACTTCCTGACCTTCGCGAGCTTCGTCGGCATGGGCTACGGCTCGGCCTTCAAGACCATCGTCGCCATGATGATGGGCCTGGCGCTCTCGACCGTCGGCATGGACACCGTGTCCGGCAGCCTGCGCCTGACCTTCGGCTTCGACGAGCTGATCAAGGGGATCAGCTTCCTGGTCGTGGTCATCGGCCTGTTCGGCATCGGCGAGCTGCTGATCACCATGGAGGAAGGCCTGCGCTTCGAGGGCATCCGCGCCCGAGTCAGCCCGCGCGACGTGCTCCGCACGGCGGCCGAGCTGCCGCGCCACTGGCTGGCCATGCTGCGCAGCGCGGCCGTGGGCTGCTGGATGGGCATCACCCCGGGCGGGCCGACGGCGGCATCCTTCATGAGCTACGGCCTGGCCAAGCGCTTCTCCAGCCGCAAGGACGACTTCGGCAAGGGGGAGCCCAAGGGCATCGTCTCGCCCGAGGTCGCCGACCACGCCGCCGGCAGCAGCGCGCTCCTGCCCATGCTGGCCCTGGGCGTGCCCGGCTCGGCCACGGCCGCGGTCATGATGGGCGGCCTGATGATCTGGGGCCTCACGCCCGGGCCGATGCTGTTCATCGAGCGCCCGGACTTCGTCTGGGGCCTGATCGCCAGCATGTATCTGGGCAACGTCGTCTCGGTGGTCATGGTCCTTCTGACCATCCCGCTGTTCGCCTCGATCCTGCGGATTCCCTTCGCGATCATCGGGCCGATCATCGTCGTGGTCTGCTTCAGCGGCGCCTACACGGTCGGGCATGCCACCTTCGACATGTGGCTGGTCCTCCTGGTCGGCGTGATCGGCTACGTCTTCAAGAAGCTCGACTATCCGATCGCGCCTTTGATCCTGGCCATGGTGATCGGCGACAAGACCGAAGACGCGTTCAGCCAGTCCATGCTGATGTCCGGCGGCTCGCTTTCGATCTTCTTCTCGAACCCGCTGGTCAGCACCATCATGACCCTCGGCCTGGTCCTGCTCTTCCTGCCGCTGATCGGCAAGCTGGTCGGCCTGGGCTTCGGCCGGCACAAGGAGGCGCCGATCACCTGAGGGCGGCCGGGACCGGGCCTTCGCTGCCCAAAACGAGGGCAAAATTCACTTCCTCCTTGAACGTTGCGGCCGGCGAGCGCAGGAACTCGGGGTTCCAGCGCTTGCCGCCTTGTCTCGTCCCGATAGACCCAGAGCCCCGATCAATGGCCACCACCGCCTCGTCCGTCACTGCCCCGCCCGCCCGGCGCCTCGAGCGCCAGGACGTCCGCACGCTCGCGCTTTCCGCCCTGGGCGGCGCGCTCGAGTTCTACGATTTCATCATCTTCGTCTTCTTCGTGACGGTGCTCGGCCACCTGTTCTTCCCGCCGGGCATCCCGGACTGGGTCGTGCAGCTTCAGGCCTTCGCGATCTTCGCCGCCGGCTACATCGCGCGGCCCTTGGGCGGCATCGTCCTCGCCCATTACGGCGACAAGCTCGGCCGCAAGCAGATGTTCATGGTCAGCATCCTGCTGATGGCGGTCTCGACGCTCGGCATGGGCCTTTTGCCGACCTACGCCCAGATTGGCATCGCGGCGCCCATCCTGCTCCTGACCCTGCGTGTCCTGCAGGGAGCCGCGATCGGCGGCGAGATCCCGGGCGCCTGGGTGTTCGTCTCCGAGCACGTGCCCTCGCGCCGGGTCGGCCTCGCCTGTGGCATCCTGACCTGCGGCCTGACCGCCGGCATCCTCCTGGGCTCGCTGGTGGCGACCGCGATCAACACGGCCTTCACCGCCGAAACCATCCAGGCCTGGGCGTGGCGCGTTCCCTTCCTCCTGGGCGGTGTGTTCGGCTTGATCGGCGTCTATCTCCGCCGCTGGCTGTCCGAGACGCCCGTGTTCCGGGCGATGAAGGAGCGCAAGGCGCTGGCCGAGGAACTGCCGGTCAAGGCGGTGATCCGCGATCACGGCGCGGCTGTTATCCTCTCCATGCTGCTGACCTGGATGCTGGCCGCCTCGATCGTGGTCGTCATCCTGATGACGCCGACCTTGCTGCAGACGATCTACGGCATCCCTGCCCCGACCGCGCTCGCCGCCAACAGCGTCGCCACCTTGTTCCTCTCGATCGGCTGCATCGTGACCGGCCTGCTCTGCGACCGTTTCGGTGCCGGGAAGGTGCTGATGGGCGGCAGCGTCCTTCTGGGCGGCGTGCTCTACATCCTCTACGGCACGGTCGGCGACATGCCGGGTTCCCTCTTCCCGCTCTACGGCCTCGCGGGCTTCCTGGTCGGCACGATCGCAGCCGTGCCCTATGTCATGGTCCACGCCTTCCCGCCCGCGGTCGCGTTCTCCGGCGTGTCGTTCGCCTACAATGTCGGCTACGCCATCTTCGGCGGGCTGACGCCCTTGATGGTGACGCTGGCGCTCCGCATCGATCCGCTGGCGCACGCGCACTACATGCTGGCGATCTGCCTGATGGGCCTCGCGATCGGTACGTTTCTGCGCGCTGGCCGCGGCGCCATCCTGCACAACCAGGGCCGCGATCACGTCGAGGAGGCGAGCGGCCTGGAGCCCGTGCCCGAGGCGCGCTAGCGAAAAAAAGACGGGAACGCGGATGGGTGGTCCCGCGCTCCCGTCACTGCGGGGCCTTGGTACGTCAGGGACAAAAACGAGCTTAGGACTTCGGCTCAGCTCCGCTAAGCAAGACGATGCGCCAATCGGCAAAACAAGATGAATAAAATCCGACAGTTGTTCTGTCACTTCTGATAGTAGCCTACTTGGCGGCATTTGCCATTTGTGCACGCACGGCTCGTGCATCGGACGTTCGACAGAACAGCGGAACGCTGGGCGAGGAACATCATGGGCATCAGGAGGTTCGTTCGCGCTCTGCCGTTCGTCGGACGGATCGCGAAACGTCCCGCGACCGCCAAGGCGGCCGTGTTCAGCACGTCGGGCGCGTATTGGGAGCAGCGTTACCGGACCGGCGGCCACTCCGGTGCGGGCTCGTACAACCGGCTTGGCCTGTTCAAGGCCGACGTCCTGAACGGGTTCGTCGCGGCCAACCAGATCCGCTCCGTCATCGAGTTCGGCTCGGGCGACGGCGCCCAGCTCCGGCTCGCGCTGTATCCCAGCTACACGGGCGTCGACGTCTCGCACACCGTCCTGGAGCGGACCCGGGCGGCCTTCGCGCACGATCCGTCGATCCGGTTCCTGCACGCGAGCGAGGTCGGGCCGGACACGAAGGCCGACCTCGCTTTGTCGCTCGACGTGATCTACCACTTGGTCGAGGACGACATCTACGACGCCTATATGCGGCAGCTCTTCGACGCCGCCCTGCGCTTCGTGATCGTCTACGCCAGCAACGAGGACAAGGGCTGGCCGGTGCCGCATGTCCGCCACCGCCGCTTCACCGACTGGGTCGAGCGGCATCGTCCCGACTTCGCGCTCGTCGAGCGCCTGCCCAACCGCTACC
Above is a genomic segment from Geminicoccaceae bacterium SCSIO 64248 containing:
- a CDS encoding MFS transporter, coding for MKAAMTSVPDAPEAVSATTTRPSSIRWRVIALVGVLTVINLADRTSLSVGMPVIAQDLGLSPAIQGVMLSAFFWSYALCQVPGGWLIDRMGPSRIIAGSTLLWGVFQTLAAGAFNGLSLLLTRIGLGVAEAPLFPAAGKLNALWLAPTERARGAVLMDSGSYLGAGVGGAVIALLIAGFDSWRAAFAIAGVVTIAIGIFAWWYLQDDPARHSGVNEGELAVIRADAGQRAALGEGVRAKLGADVLAPVMIGRFGWASINFGLLTWGPSYLAQARGFDLKAMGWSTLVIFGSGFIGALVSGFLADFLQRKGWRRDVALKLLLTLSGLATLVAFVVLPTIEAPVSAVLVLAFTYFMLCFGSLYWSLPAMLAPAQSEGFMGGMMNCAGSVGGIIVPLVAGVLLEVTGTFTAVLTYFAISAGLYVLATLFIPFVRRAEARP
- a CDS encoding amidohydrolase family protein: MSDTPLYDGPVIDAHQHFWEPQSGRYPWLRPDEAIPFRYGDYSALKRSYLPPDYERDAAGHRIERTVYMEAEWDPSDPIGETRYVSAMAERFGKPNAIIAQAWLDAPDAAAVLREQASFPLVRSVRHKPGGPASPDAVGAERSLMSSEQWRRGYAVLGELGLHFDLQTPWWNLHEAVRLARDFPAITIVLNHTGLPSDRSEAGLQGWRKAMAELADMPNAAVKISGIGVAGETWTAEANGWIVRETVAMFGPERAMFASNFPVDGLCASLDTIYRGFKAITAGLPRDAQALLFHDTALRLYRPVPAGAA
- a CDS encoding tripartite tricarboxylate transporter substrate binding protein codes for the protein MKTITSTAIALVTAGAALAPQAHAQWAPSGPIEFIVTSGAGGGTDNFARMVQSIIAKHDLVEQPIIVSNKGGGSGAEGYVYAKAMGDDPHKLTFGTNNEYLLPHVARLGYKASDLNPVATLALDEFLIWVNAESPYQDAQSFIEAAKAAPGTLKFSGSQSKDTDQILVSMIQDATGAKFIYIPFQGGSAAGTQLAGGHVDGNTNNPNENVGQWRAGMIRPLCVFSDARLPEGPKVAGDMGWSDIPTCAEAGIPVDQYKMPRTVWTSPGVPEEATAYYADLMQKVYDTPEWKEYLANTSQTGTFLAGDDFRSFIESDEARVMKILEAEGWAVN
- a CDS encoding tripartite tricarboxylate transporter TctB family protein, which encodes MNAPEGFRITRFAMEMAMALFTALFGVVVIIGAREYGTAWSEFGPEPGFFPFYVGLLICLASAGVLYEAFARHRGPDETFASGIQLGRIAAFFGPMAAFVVVSVFLGLYVGTALYLFGVMVVQGGYSVARSLIVSLGVTVATYVLFEIWFQVPLLKGPLEASLGL
- a CDS encoding tripartite tricarboxylate transporter permease, producing MDNFANLMHGFSVVLSTYHIALMMIGVMLGILVGVLPGLGAPNGVSLLLPLTFTMDPVSAIILLSCMYWGALFGGSTTSILFNIPGEPSSVATTFDGYPLARKGEATRALSLAFLSAGFGALIGVILITFLSGWVAQFALRFSSPEYFAVYFLTFASFVGMGYGSAFKTIVAMMMGLALSTVGMDTVSGSLRLTFGFDELIKGISFLVVVIGLFGIGELLITMEEGLRFEGIRARVSPRDVLRTAAELPRHWLAMLRSAAVGCWMGITPGGPTAASFMSYGLAKRFSSRKDDFGKGEPKGIVSPEVADHAAGSSALLPMLALGVPGSATAAVMMGGLMIWGLTPGPMLFIERPDFVWGLIASMYLGNVVSVVMVLLTIPLFASILRIPFAIIGPIIVVVCFSGAYTVGHATFDMWLVLLVGVIGYVFKKLDYPIAPLILAMVIGDKTEDAFSQSMLMSGGSLSIFFSNPLVSTIMTLGLVLLFLPLIGKLVGLGFGRHKEAPIT
- a CDS encoding MFS transporter; this encodes MATTASSVTAPPARRLERQDVRTLALSALGGALEFYDFIIFVFFVTVLGHLFFPPGIPDWVVQLQAFAIFAAGYIARPLGGIVLAHYGDKLGRKQMFMVSILLMAVSTLGMGLLPTYAQIGIAAPILLLTLRVLQGAAIGGEIPGAWVFVSEHVPSRRVGLACGILTCGLTAGILLGSLVATAINTAFTAETIQAWAWRVPFLLGGVFGLIGVYLRRWLSETPVFRAMKERKALAEELPVKAVIRDHGAAVILSMLLTWMLAASIVVVILMTPTLLQTIYGIPAPTALAANSVATLFLSIGCIVTGLLCDRFGAGKVLMGGSVLLGGVLYILYGTVGDMPGSLFPLYGLAGFLVGTIAAVPYVMVHAFPPAVAFSGVSFAYNVGYAIFGGLTPLMVTLALRIDPLAHAHYMLAICLMGLAIGTFLRAGRGAILHNQGRDHVEEASGLEPVPEAR
- a CDS encoding class I SAM-dependent methyltransferase, producing MGIRRFVRALPFVGRIAKRPATAKAAVFSTSGAYWEQRYRTGGHSGAGSYNRLGLFKADVLNGFVAANQIRSVIEFGSGDGAQLRLALYPSYTGVDVSHTVLERTRAAFAHDPSIRFLHASEVGPDTKADLALSLDVIYHLVEDDIYDAYMRQLFDAALRFVIVYASNEDKGWPVPHVRHRRFTDWVERHRPDFALVERLPNRYPYDPADARNTSFADFFVFRRA